Part of the Propioniciclava sp. MC1595 genome is shown below.
CCGACGGGGACGTGCCCGAGCAGGTGTGGGTGCGCGGCATCCGGGACGGGGTCGCCGACGCGTGGACCGACCTGCCCCTCGACACCACCGGCGACGACGTCGCCACCGACCCAATGATCCTGACCGGCGTCGACGCGGTCGAGGTCGCCACGGTGGGCTCCGAGCCGGTGCGCGCCGAGCTGGTCGTGCAGACGTCGTCGGTCACGGCGTCCGACATCACGGCGTCGGACTACGCGTGGGACCACCCGCAGATCCTGAGTCGCCGCGCCTGGCAGGCCGATGAGTCGATCGTGCAGCACCCGTACCTGCGCGGTGAGGTGACCGGCGCGATGATCCACCACACCGCCGGGACGAACGCCTACACCGCCGCCGAGGTGCCGGCGATCCTGCGCTCGATCCAGGCGCGGCACGTCAACGGCCGCGGCTGGAAGGACATGGGCTACAACTTCCTGGTCGACCGCTTCGGGCGGGCCTGGGAGGGTCGCGGCGGCGGCGTCAACCAGCCCATCGAGGCCGGCCACGCCTGGGACGTCACCAACAGCCGCGTGTTTGGCATCTCGCTGATGGGCAACTACGAGGAGGTCCGCCCGCCGGCCGCGATGATCGAGAAGGCCAACCAGGTCATCGCCCGGAAGCTGCAGATGCACGACGTCGACCCCTACGGCGAGACGTACGGCTCGGGCGGTCAGGACGGCGGGTCCACGTGGCTGCCGGCCATTTCCGGCCATCGCGACGAGAACGCCACCCTGTGCCCCGGCCGCTACGTGTACTCACAGATGGGCACCATCCGCGCGCGCGTGAAGGAGATCATGGGGACGACCCGGTTCCCGCGGTTCCGCGACGTGCCGGTGGGCATGCAGTTCGAGCCCGACATGCGCTGGCTCGCCGCCCGCAACGTGTCGACGGGCTGGTCCGACGGCACATACCGCCCGCTGCAGCCCATCGCCCGGGACGCCATGGCCGCCTTCCTCTACCGGCTCGCCGGGTCCCCCGAGTGGGTCGCGCCGGAGGAGTCGCCCTTCACCGACGTCCCCGTCGGCGTGGCGTTCTACCACGAGATCACCTGGCTGGCCGCGACCCGCATCACCACCGGGTACGCCGACGGGACCTTCCGTCCGTACGACCCCGTGAACCGGGACGCCATGGCCGCCTACCTCTACCGCCTGTACGGCAAGCCTGCGGGCAAGCCGGTGACGCACGAGTTCGTCGACGTGGACCCGATCAACCCGTTCGCCGTCGAGATCGCGTGGCTGGCCGGCTCGGGCGTGACCACCGGCTGGGAGGACGGCACCTACCGCCCGCGGAACCCGGTCAACCGCGACGCCATGGCCGCCTTCATGCACCGCGCCGTCACCACCTTCGGCGACCCGGTGGTCGTGATCCCGGAACCCGAGCCGGAGCCTGAGCCGACGCCCACGCCTGAGCCGACCCCGGACCCGACGCCGAGTCCGGACCCGACCCCCGGCCCGTCGCCCGATCCGACGCCGACGCCGGAGCCCACGCCCCCGCCGACGCCCGACCCCTCGACGAGCCCGTCGCCGACGCCGACCCCCGCCGGGTAGGTCAGGCGGCGTCGCGCGCGGCCACGAAGGCGGCCACGCAGGCGCGGACGTCCTCGGTGCTGTGCGCCGCGGACAGCTGCACCCGGATGCGCGCCTTGCCGCGCGGCACCACCGGGAAGCTGAACGGGATCACGTAGACCCCGCTCTCGCGCAGCATGTGGTCGGCGATCGTGCCGGCCAGGCGCGCGCCGTCCTCGCCGGGGAACATCACCGGCGTGATCGGGTGCGGCGGCACGTCGTCGGGTCGCACGGCCGCGGACTCCACGCCCGCGAACGGGTCGAGGTCGAAGCCCGCCTCCGTCATCAGCTCGCGGAACAGGAGCGTGTTCTCGATCACGCGGGCCCGCCCGTCGGCGCTGCCCTCGATGAGCTCGAGCGCGGCCGCGGAGCCAGCGACGACCGTGGGGGCCACCGAGTTGGAGAACAGGTAGGGCCGGGCACGCTGGCGCAGCAGCTCGACGATGTCCGCGTGGGCGCTCACGTAGCCGCCGGACGCCCCACCCAGGGCCTTGCCGAGGGTGCCGGTGATGATGTCGACGCGGTCCATCACGCCGAAGAGTTCGGGGGTGCCGCGGCCGCCCTCGCCGACGAAGCCCACGGCGTGGGAGTCGTCGACGAGCACGAGCGCGTCGTGGGCCTCGGCCATGTCGCAGATCTCGCGCAGGGGCGCGTAGGCGCCGTC
Proteins encoded:
- a CDS encoding glycine C-acetyltransferase translates to MYGAFEGHLKATLAEIESAGLTKRERVITTPQSASIGVTSSDAPVLNFCANNYLGLADNDRIIAAAHAGLDDFGFGMASVRFICGTQTPHRELEQRISAFLGTDDTILFSSCFDANGGVFEALFGPEDAIISDELNHASIIDGVRLCKAQRYRYRNADMTDLAAQLEAASGARFKVIVTDGVFSMDGAYAPLREICDMAEAHDALVLVDDSHAVGFVGEGGRGTPELFGVMDRVDIITGTLGKALGGASGGYVSAHADIVELLRQRARPYLFSNSVAPTVVAGSAAALELIEGSADGRARVIENTLLFRELMTEAGFDLDPFAGVESAAVRPDDVPPHPITPVMFPGEDGARLAGTIADHMLRESGVYVIPFSFPVVPRGKARIRVQLSAAHSTEDVRACVAAFVAARDAA
- a CDS encoding S-layer homology domain-containing protein; this encodes MPTGQAAPPDHAAGPAHVAEHRAALRTASGDLGLPGNAVAAERRGTTGKPAVQTARQESTDDVTVAAVVLPDGDVPEQVWVRGIRDGVADAWTDLPLDTTGDDVATDPMILTGVDAVEVATVGSEPVRAELVVQTSSVTASDITASDYAWDHPQILSRRAWQADESIVQHPYLRGEVTGAMIHHTAGTNAYTAAEVPAILRSIQARHVNGRGWKDMGYNFLVDRFGRAWEGRGGGVNQPIEAGHAWDVTNSRVFGISLMGNYEEVRPPAAMIEKANQVIARKLQMHDVDPYGETYGSGGQDGGSTWLPAISGHRDENATLCPGRYVYSQMGTIRARVKEIMGTTRFPRFRDVPVGMQFEPDMRWLAARNVSTGWSDGTYRPLQPIARDAMAAFLYRLAGSPEWVAPEESPFTDVPVGVAFYHEITWLAATRITTGYADGTFRPYDPVNRDAMAAYLYRLYGKPAGKPVTHEFVDVDPINPFAVEIAWLAGSGVTTGWEDGTYRPRNPVNRDAMAAFMHRAVTTFGDPVVVIPEPEPEPEPTPTPEPTPDPTPSPDPTPGPSPDPTPTPEPTPPPTPDPSTSPSPTPTPAG